In the genome of Podospora pseudocomata strain CBS 415.72m chromosome 2 map unlocalized CBS415.72m_2.2, whole genome shotgun sequence, one region contains:
- a CDS encoding uncharacterized protein (EggNog:ENOG503PXW1), whose product MASPNDSTIRDDSGFVGVQRSTDTPFGEKIEERGWKNMTLVAFPLERPEVAEREAYKNESPVTNKSLIWLQARPKGFVLIRWFTLPKYVTKNGVMVGLFHSVDKPEEQVVIKQVLGNISWRLSSNVNGIIPEIEYMTLDDPAAYRSLEYDPILYPISQMYAVQIHDYGTRPDNDIKNWHGDSQSTMFMKYYNGGSLWELLENYKKGRLSKNLERTGAEDVPEEFIWHFIAQVGRAYAYLHTGHVKSPEENLRNNNHLKTDLKHPTLKDWVSIGHNDGHLHNIWLHYPSAEEKQKDPRLENFNACFPQIHLADFGLACDVKHDVHGEYKARLKRLPEPGTWFDKMYFGVMLKTLLTISEKRIKAWGLGRELAFHVAEREQAGDEIKFPFTKLASSKKLRAKYSGELLDLVGKFEDMLDFAAEEYDNTADMKEATCAWWTEFTQTKKVQRERRWEEWPSNDWLYGHVIALADYKLDQHRRAKDKRDRPVMWTMGIRGGMPYRAYDPQRWPFTATQDFQQAHMALVAIRVHTFPFWPSRSAVIMVMEARGGKYKDLVRTIHRHNKILNDRRKLLKIAEKNYMYPFMNNFYVKPLITAPQTGTSTPSHAHQSSSPQQSGRSQQSSSSHQSSIPTVSTNSPLRDAAIVARVNKPVWELYPFMARELSTLDIRRSRQIDIATRGNLPDIDKRTLAIVDKHVKNILAARSSFWAEVERRKVKHLQEEKHHENSIFEGRKADYSLAHVYKERNINTQISMHHEFDRKHNDTIRRIDNEVRFLESLMEWWKDQISFINNQQFTEGGTVPVHRDFKSKPGLYDEWMLEAEHEQSSSADPDGKSTILPDPNDPSYENRALDRLEKYCEYILRTGFFENPDMTLKDVTNLPAFWAADDTILLEAEQAAENSFADGLSMSADEESVTPLRNLFNAPGDLDDGRMDQTIQDNIDAAEGNSSYIDSSVRRSTPTTKGIPLAEYYRKLYAGENPWAGEEDAGDGDDAPTMAKMSSVMTLQVLSEDEDGGTNTLSRNLNIPTCQGRLVAQTLPGRYQGTTVPSQGPKTSQTRTITHSVDSALGPASEKFCQGPRPWTSLDDFMRSGIESRLFGPLPVQTFDPKQCIRAWHLRLEGDSTPEEYVRNGMDKAVQHAIRVEEELQNGAWDDGAPTYQQRAKGVPKDGWITTIGGFSPNQLEEQRLPTLEELDSAVNDNPIFISTSFSGPATTNTKGREILEREASVVIATNGSIASGLENGKALLWLRQSLLGFEERKRSVRSAMEYAASVGVTTHLDQGAFSATNTSSDGAASEDLYTFHLPWLSVYNDLDGIIRLRINFLHDDTTTENPTLVERLRNTFPFFGNDMMRTGAIGEFAVGIADYAGGPVFEAAALKIAKAGWRLEVHALGENDLKTQLEGFEKVDAEVSIKNLRWVVAHVPRISTDSLRRLKALGAGVNVSGWLYLSGIGNTTNPAGPPFRRILDSGIRGGFGPDGANIAPLSPWPHAYYAITGKNAKGELINPGQSISRQEVLELFTKRNTWFLGGPDEHSLGILETGRLGDVAVLSENYFTIPEERIKQLRSVLTVVGGVVVWDSGEI is encoded by the exons CCTGTTACCAACAAATCCCTCATCTGGCTACAGGCTCGTCCCAAGGGCTTTGTTTTGATCCGTTGGTTTACTCTCCCGAAGTACGTGACCAAAAATGGTGTGATGGTAGGGCTGTTCCACTCTGTGGACAAACCGGAGGAGCAGGTGGTCATCAAACAGGTGCTGGGCAATATCTCGTGGCGGTTGTCGAGCAATGTCAACGGAATCATACCAGAGATTGAGTACATGACTTTGGACGACCCTGCAGCGTACAGATCGCTAGAATATGACC CTATTCTGTATCCAATCTCGCAGATGTATGCAGTTCAGATACATGATTACGGAACCAGACCCGACAACGACATTAAAAACTGGCACGGAGACTCACAGTCAACCATGTTCATGAAATACTACAATGGCGGCTCGCTCTGGGAACTCCTGGAGAATTACAAGAAAGGGCGCTTGTCTAAAAATTTGGAGCGTACAGGAGCCGAGGATGTCCCCGAGGAATTCATCTGGCATTTCATCGCCCAAGTCGGGCGGGCTTATGCCTACTTGCACACAGGCCATGTGAAATCTCCAGAGGAGAACCTCCGGAATAACAACCACTTGAAGACCGACTTGAAGCATCCAACGTTGAAAGATTGGGTCTCGATTGGCCACAATGACGGCCACTTACACAATATTTGGCTGCACTACCCTTCTGCtgaagaaaaacaaaaagaccCACGACTCGAGAACTTTAACGCCTGTTTTCCACAGATTCACCTTGCAGACTTTGGCCTGGCGTGCGACGTGAAACATGATGTTCACGGTGAATACAAGGCAAGGTTGAAAAGGCTTCCAGAGCCGGGGACGTGGTTTGACAAGATGTATTTCGGTGTGATGCTGAAGACACTGTTGACTATCTCTGAAAAACGCATCAAAGCGTGGGGTCTGGGCAGAGAGCTAGCCTTTCACGTTGCCGAACGGGAGCAAGCCGGCGATGAGATCAAATTTCCCTTTACCAAACTCGCAAGCTCCAAGAAGTTGCGAGCAAAATACAGCGGAGAACTGCTTGATCTCGTGGGGAAGTTTGAGGATATGTTGGATTTCGCAGCCGAAGAATACGACAACACGGCGGACATGAAGGAAGCGACATGTGCATGGTGGACCGAATTTACTCAAACCAAGAAGGTACAAAGGGAAAGACGCTGGGAGGAATGGCCCAGCAACGACTGGCTTTACGGACATGTCATTGCGTTGGCCGACTATAAACTGGATCAGCATAGAAGGGCGAAGGACAAAAGGGATCGCCCGGTCATGTGGACCATGGGCATCAGGGGCGGGATGCCTTATCGGGCTTATGACCCGCAGCGATGGCCTTTCACTGCTACCCAGGACTTTCAGCAAGCTCACATGGCTCTCGTCGCGATTAGGGTACACACGTTTCCTTTTTGGCCTTCCCGGTCGGCTGTCATCATGGTTATGGAAGCCCGCGGTGGGAAGTACAAAGACCTCGTCCGAACAATTCACCGGCACAACAAAATATTGAATGACCGACGAAAACTGCTCAAAATAGCCGAGAAGAATTACATGTATCCGTTCATGAACAACTTTTATGTGAAGCCGCTGATCACCGCCCCCCAGACCGGGACGTCCACCCCTTCGCATGCACATCAGTCTTCAAGCCCACAACAGTCTGGAAGGTCACAGCAGTCCTCGAGCTCGCACCAGTCGTCAATCCCAACTGTGAGCACCAACTCCCCGCTTAGAGATGCTGCCATCGTGGCCCGAGTGAACAAGCCAGTCTGGGAACTATATCCCTTCATGGCCAGGGAGCTTAGTACTCTCGACATCCGGAGATCCCGCCAGATCGACATTGCCACACGTGGGAATCTTCCCGACATTGATAAGAGGACACTTGCCATTGTGGACAAACATGTGAAGAATATTTTGGCGGCGAGAAGCTCTTTTTGGGCCGAGGTGGAGCGCAGAAAGGTCAAGCACCTACAGGAGGAAAAGCATCATGAAAATTCCATTTTTGAGGGCAGGAAGGCTGATTATAGCTTGGCTCATGTTTACAAGGAGAGAAACATAAACACCCAAATCAGCATGCATCACGAGTTCGACCGCAAGCATAACGATACCATCCGTAGGATTGACAACGAAGTTCGATTCTTGGAAAGCCTCATGGAATGGTGGAAGGACCAGATATCGTTCATCAACAATCAACAATTCACAGAGGGTGGCACTGTGCCTGTGCACCGTGATTTCAAGAGCAAGCCCGGTCTTTACGATGAGTGGATGTTAGAGGCCGAGCACGAGCAGTCAAGCTCTGCCGATCCTGATGGGAAATCCACGATCCTGCCAGACCCGAATGACCCCTCATACGAAAATAGGGCACTTGACCGCCTGGAAAAATACTGCGAATACATTTTGAGAACAGGGTTCTTCGAAAACCCAGACATGACCCTCAAAGATGTCACAAACCTGCCGGCATTTTGGGCAGCTGATGATACGATACTACTCGAGGCAGAACAAGCTGCAGAAAACTCCTTTGCTGATGGGTTATCGATGTCGGCTGACGAGGAATCTGTCACACCTCTTAGAAACTTGTTTAATGCGCCGGGCGATCTGGACGACGGGAGAATGGACCAGACTATTCAAGACAATATAGATGCTGCTGAGGGGAACTCGTCATACATTGATTCCAGTGTGAGGCGCTCCACTCCCACGACGAAGGGAATTCCGCTGGCCGAGTACTACCGCAAGCTCTATGCCGGTGAAAACCCTtgggctggagaggaagacgctggcgatggcgatgacgCTCCTACGATGGCTAAGATGTCGAGCGTCATGACTCTCCAGGTCCTgagcgaggatgaagatggcggtACCAATACACTGTCTAGAAATCTGAATATTCCCACTTGtcaggggaggttggtggcaCAAACTCTGCCTGGAAGGTATCAGGGCACCACGGTACCGAGCCAAGGACCAAAGACGTCTCAAACCAGGACCATCACCCACAGCGTTGATTCAGCACTGGGCCCAGCTTCTGAGAAATTCTGTCAAGGTCCTAGACCATGGACTTCACTGGATGACTTTATGCGCAGTGGAATAGAATCTCGTCTTTTCGGTCCATTGCCAGTACAAACTTTTGATCCCAAGCAGTGTATACGAGCATGGCATCTGAGGCTAGAGGGCGACAGCACTCCAGAGGAGTATGTGAGGAATGGAATGGACAAGGCCGTACAGCACGCGAtacgggtggaggaggaattACAAAATGGGGcttgggatgatggggctC CAACATATCAGCAGCGTGCAAAAGGGGTGCCAAAGGATGGGTGGATCACAACCATCGGTGGCTTTTCTCCCAATCAGCTCGAGGAACAGAGACTCCCTAcgttggaggagctggataGCGCAGTGAACGACAACCCAATCTTCATCTCCACATCCTTTTCTGGTCCGGCTACCACAAATACAAAAGGCAGAGAGATCTTGGAAAGAGAGGCTAGCGTGGTGATAGCGACGAATGGAAGTATTGCATCTGGACTGGAAAATGGAAAAGCGCTGTTGTGGCTGAGGCAGAgcttgttggggtttgaggagaggaagaggagcgtGAGGAGTGCAATGGAGTATGCAGCCAGCGTCGGAGTGACAACACAC CTGGATCAAGGGGCCTTCAGTGCGACCAACACATCCTCGGACGGTGCTGCCTCAGAAGATCTGTATACCTTTCATCTTCCTTGGCTCTCGGTGTACAATGACCTCGACGGCATCATCCGGCTTCGCATAAACTTCCTTCACGATGACACAACGACAGAAAACCCTACTCTTGTAGAGCGCCTGCGCAACACGTTCCCTTTTTTTGGCAATGACATGATGCGTACCGGTGCCATCGGCGAGTTCGCCGTCGGGATCGCAGACTACGCCGGCGGGCCCGTCTTTGAAGCTGCCGCCCTTAAAATAGCCAAGGCAGGGTGGCGGCTGGAGGTACACGCTCTTGGAGAAAATGATCTCAAAACACAACTAGAGGGCTTTGAAAAGGTCGACGCCGAAGTCTCCATCAAAAACCTACGCTGGGTTGTCGCCCATGTGCCAAGGATCTCGACAGATTCTCTCAGAAGACTAAAGGCATTAGGGGCGGGTGTGAATGTTTCTGGCTGGCTCTACCTTTCAGGGATAGGTAACACAACAAACCCCGCCGGACCTCCTTTTCGAAGAATCCTGGACAGTGGAATCCGTGGAGGGTTCGGTCCTGATGGGGCGAACATTGCTCCCTTGAGCCCGTGGCCTCATGCGTATTATGCAATTACTGGAAAAAACGCCAAAGGAGAGCTCATCAACCCCGGCCAGTCAATCAGCAGACAAGAAGTTCTGGAGCTCTTTACGAAACGCAACACTTGGTTCTTAGGCGGGCCTGACGAGCATAGCTTGGGTATTCTCGAGACAGGAAGGCTGGGTGATGTAGCAGTGCTTAGTGAGAACTACTTCACAATTCCGGAGGAAAGGATCAAACAGTTGAGAAGTGTGTTGACGGTAGTTGGAggagtggtggtttgggatTCAGGGGAAATTTGA
- a CDS encoding uncharacterized protein (COG:O; MEROPS:MER0093133; EggNog:ENOG503NZ56), which produces MKPSVLVLTFLGRVGALLPLPPAPQPNIATLNLDTLMGSESRFSQLIDHSNPSLGTFSQRYWWDTTYWDGPGSPVVVFSPGEASAEYYSGFLTNQTIVGLYAQAIGAAILLIEHRYWGDSSPFSHLSTVNMTYLTLNDSVADFAHFARQVQLPFDESGRSNAPKAPWIFVGGSYSGNLAAWLDHLSPGTFWAYHASSAPVQAIRHFWEYFTPIWEGMPRNCSKDFEKITAHIDQVLEHGSEEEVKSLKEGFGLGDIKEKGDFASAVGFALAEWQYISITSSYHRFYQMCDTIQGVRPVDLDGWGTELWFPSGAPTSSPASNGVGLQKALINYSAWFKHEFLPDACSNYGYEDWAQVNSTGCYDSYNVTSPFYTDYSVSNTFNRQWFWMLCNEPFFYWQAGAPAGQPSIMSRHVSPEYFERQCRLMFPDQGDVRSGLSLGKTEADVNQLTGGWFVKTTRLIWTNGEFDPWRSGSVSSISRPGRPLESTPDAPVHLIPGGRHCNDLDTRSGERNQGVQRVQLESIARMVEWVNEFYDGKEGRTRGNGATHILGRAV; this is translated from the exons ATGAAGCCGTCTGTCCTTGTTTTGACCTTCCTAGGGCGTGTCGGTGCGTTACTGCCCTTGCCTCCAgccccccagcccaacatCGCAACACTCAACCTAGACACCTTGATGGGCAGTGAAAGCAGGTTCAGTCAGTTGATTGACCACTCTAACCCATCTTTGGGGACGTTCAGTCAGAGATACTGGTGGGATACCACCTACTGGGATGGCCCGGGCTCTCCT GTGGTGGTATTTTCTCCAGGAGAGGCCAGCGCCGAATATTATAGCGGTTTCTTGACAAACCAGACCATAGTTGGTCTCTATGCCCAGGCCATTGGAGCTGCAATCCTCCTGATTGAAC ACCGCTACTGGGGCGAttcctctcccttctcccacctctccacgGTCAACATGACGTACCTGACCCTCAACGATTCTGTCGCTGATTTTGCTCATTTCGCCCGCCAAGTTCAGCTTCCGTTTGATGAATCCGGTCGGTCCAACGCCCCCAAGGCTCCATGGATTTTTGTAGGAGGCTCCTACTCTGGCAATCTCGCCGCCTGGCTCGACCACCTGTCTCCCGGGACCTTTTGGGCCTACCATGCGAGCTCGGCACCCGTTCAAGCCATCCGACACTTCTGGGAATACTTCACACCTATCTGGGAGGGCATGCCGCGAAACTGTAGCAAAGATTTTGAGAAGATCACGGCTCATATCGACCAGGTTTTGGAACATGGCagtgaggaagaggtgaaAAGTCTGAAAGAAGGCTTTGGACTGGGGGACATCAAGGAGAAAGGGGATTTTGCGTC AGCGGTTGGGTTTGCGTTGGCAGAGTGGCAGTACATTT CCATCACCTCCAGCTACCACCGTTTCTACCAAATGTGCGACACCATTCAGGGGGTTCGTCCCGTAGATCTTGACGGATGGGGCACTGAGCTGTGGTTCCCAAGCGGAGCTCCTACCTCCTCGCCGGCAAGCAACGGTGTTGGGCTGCAAAAAGCTCTGATCAACTACTCTGCCTGGTTCAAGCACGAATTCCTACCCGATGCCTGCAGCAACTATGGCTATGAAGATTGGGCCCAGGTCAACTCGACCGGCTGCTATGACAGCTACAACGTGACCAGTCCGTTCTACACCGACTATTCGGTCAGCAACACCTTCAACAGGCAGTGGTTCTGGATGCTTTGCAATGAGCCCTTCTTTTACTGGCAGGCAGGCGCACCAGCAGGGCAaccatccatcatgtccCGCCACGTTAGTCCCGAGTACTTTGAGCGTCAGTGCCGCCTGATGTTTCCAGACCAGGGGGACGTCAGGTCGGGTCTCTCACTGGGCAAGACAGAGGCCGACGTCAACCAACTGACCGGCGGCTGGTTCGTGAAAACAACTCGGTTAATATGGACGAACGG AGAATTCGACCCCTGGCGCTCTGGATCTGTCTCGAGCATATCCCGCCCTGGACGACCTCTGGAAAGTACGCCTGACGCGCCAGTGCATCTCATCCCCGGAGGCAGGCACTGCAACGATCTAGACACCAGAAGTGGAGAGCGTAACCAAGGGGTGCAGCGGGTGCAGCTAGAGTCAATCGCGAGGATGGTTGAGTGGGTGAACGAGTTCTATgacgggaaggaggggagaacCAGGGGCAACGGAGCCACACACATCCTCGGACGTGCTGTGTGA
- a CDS encoding uncharacterized protein (COG:F; EggNog:ENOG503NXY2) translates to MLESAKNGGNPLKVELRGNPKNSSTPIVVLSSGVFAPATPNGQATTNAERITTVLSQLPIDVSSAFCFQDAGVSAPMTNLVVSPAAALVSPSAQRVFDIRQQGKYKIGFFGMVGMDWDVHSTNVLDDLPKEHKEFLVSEAKSSAKVLRTEYRVDLVVAVTNMRLAEDLLLSGATQEKGLERVDFIFGGYDREAVGTFYPELVMQAAQRGGKQGDQGRQKRRGVGRVECGGDVRQKEGEDLPELDSVKVTQFHHLERYPPFASLSPSVCMLKTIDTVTPDLASLTTKPLFVSRSRINAKEAAVRHSETKLGNLIAGSMMAYCDAVIALFLSGAIRCDRILGSASEEQRQFEVIGADIIDCLLFQNQLVLKLITGKAMRAALENSVSERHADGRFLQIGGLRVNASLARPEGDRIFSAKWVLQEHVNGTRIEEHIRDEKNYTVAMTEWLANGWGGFSMLRKEQSLREGEAEGMTDTDLFFKAFGEWSDIDNAFISMATENRKKKQAPLAVKKYLNNPYLSSRNSGLWAVRYKMVLGKDDEKGVLIVSPKVDGRIHFQRPENLEKFAQRGGPR, encoded by the exons TACAAATGCGGAGAGGATCACGACTGTTTTATCACAGCTGCCCATTGATGTA TCTTCCGCATTTTGCTTTCAAGACGCCGGTGTCTCCGCCCCCATGACCAATCTCGTCGTgtcccccgccgccgcgcTGGTTTCTCCTTCAGCCCAGCGCGTTTTTGATATCCGGCAGCAGGGAAAGTACAAGATTGGCTTCTTTGGCATGGTTGGCATGGACTGGGATGTCCACTCCACCAATGTGTTGGATGATCTACCTAAGGAGCACAAGGAGTTTCTTGTGAGTGAAGCGAAATCCAGTGCAAAGGTGCTGAGGACAGAGTACAGGGTTGATCTTGTGGTTGCGGTGACGAATATGAGACTGGCGGAGGACCTCCTTCTCAGTGGTGCGACGCAGGAAAAGGGGCTCGAGAGGGTGGATTTTATCTTTGGAGGTTATGACCGTGAGGCCGTGGGGACTTTTTACCCTGAGCTTGTGATGCAGGCAGCACAGCGAGGGGGAAAGCAAGG AGATCAGGGTCGTCAAAAGCGGCGCGGCGTGGGAAGGGTTGAGTGTGGTGGAGATGTGCGTCAaaaggagggcgaggactTGCCGGAGCTGGACAGTGTCAAAG TGACGCAATTCCATCACCTTGAACGCTACCCACCTTTTGCATCTCTTTCTCCCTCGGTCTGCATGCTCAAGACAATTGACACTGTCACTCCTGACCTCGCCAGTTTGACCACCAAGCCCCTTTTCGTCTCTCGCTCCAGGATCAACGCTAAGGAGGCAGCTGTCCGGCATTCTGAGACCAAGCTTGGTAATCTCATTGCCGGTTCCATGATGGCCTACTGCGACGCTGTCATAGCCCTGTTCTTGTCTGGTGCCATAAGATGTGATCGGATTCTTGGATCCGCATCCGAGGAGCAGCGACAGTTCGAAGTGATCGGGGCTGACATCATTGATTGCTTGCTGTTCCAGAACCAGCTTGTATTGAAGCTGATCACCGGGAAGGCGATGAGAGCTGCGTTGGAGAACTCCGTGTCCGAGAGGCACGCCGATGGCCGCTTTCTTCAGATAGGAGGCTTGAGGGTGAATGCCTCACTGGCGAGGCCCGAAGGGGACAGAATTTTCTCTGCGAAATGGGTTCTCCAAGAGCATGTCAATGGCACGCGAATTGAAGAGCATATTCGTGATGAGAAAAATTACACCGTTGCCATGACTGAGTGGTTGGCCAACGGCTGGGGAGGTTTCTCTATGCTCCGCAAGGAACAATCGTTGCGAGAGGGTGAAGCGGAAGGCATGACCGACACCGACCTCTTTTTCAAGGCTTTTGGGGAGTGGTCAGACATCGACAACGCGTTTATTTCCATGGCCACCGAGAacagaaagaagaagcaggcccCGTTGGCTGTGAAAAAGTACCTGAACAATCCGTATCTGAGCAGTCGGAACTCCGGTCTTTGGGCCGTCAGGTATAAGATGGTGCTTGGCAAAGACGATGAAAAGGGGGTCCTCATTGTCTCACCAAAAGTTGATGGAAGAATCCATTTCCAAAGACCTGAAAATCTCGAGAAATTCGCACAGAGAGGGGGTCCTAGATAG
- a CDS encoding uncharacterized protein (EggNog:ENOG503P545; COG:C) — protein MATGTASEIPRQATREEMRDAKLPMAYRDSCGHLLIPLNRCRQDTYYLPWKCNDERHSYEKCQYVEFKKRVAKMDELREAKGGARSN, from the exons ATGGCGACAGGCACGGCTTCCGAGATCCCGCGGC AGGCGACCCGCGAGGAGATGCGTGATGCCAAACTCCCCATGGCGTACCGCGACAGCTGCGGCCACCTCTTGATCCCCCTCAACCGCTGTCGCCAGGACACATACTACCTTCCCTGGAAGTGCAAC GACGAGAGACACAGCTACGAAAAGTGCCAGTACGTCGAGTTCAAGAAGCGGGTGGCCAAGATGGACGAGCTCAGAGAGGCCAAGGGAGGTGCGCGGAGTAACTAG
- a CDS encoding uncharacterized protein (EggNog:ENOG503Q4VB), translating into MTMPSLSTTQRHGLISDLSQNHAHPGTPIQTLPQDMDIYEPSDCESDHSDDEEVDLPRQPPATAIATTPRQLEDGLAKLDSTPSPRVTIISTPLSLTDREDEPDCPVTLAGLDPGPLPPKKGSRTYRYFRYNFGSVYRRIFCLAFLGNLSALVVLAAKHGLSSQAERFTYQQASIAVTANVLAALLVRNEHVVNAFFWVFADKVVTKYLPLRARRLGAKIYSYGGVHSGCAVAATAWYIAFLVLLTLEWTGSDIAEEQGMVKGYIYLVSYTILALLVSMLATAWPEFRRRYHNWFEGVHRFMGWTAVFLFWVQVLLLTYENSTPDFGTGLVQSPNFWMLVVITGLVVYPWTRLRLRKVEAEVLSSHCVKLNFEYRDVHYGQAVKLTDSPLRETHGFGVIPHPYAPKIEDATHQTSSSGSSMVSVEREKTQKQNKGLSHAGEKGYSVIVSKAGDWTSKIIANPPTHVYTRGTPQFGVMRVAGMFEPCVIVATGSGIAPCLSLFVQKPDHPVRIIWSTKSPLQTYGQDIIDLLYATDPRAIIIDTSKGGPKFKRPDLVKLAYRVWEESQGEGPEQYARLEGRTNSTGRKKIVGKCEAVVIISNQKLTEKVVYGLESRGVPAFGALFDS; encoded by the coding sequence ATGACGATGCCTTCGCTATCAACAACACAACGGCACGGACTTATCAGTGACCTCTCTCAAAACCATGCTCACCCCGGAACCCCTATTCAGACTCTCCCACAAGATATGGATATCTACGAGCCCTCGGACTGTGAATCTGACCACtcggatgacgaggaagttGATCTTCCCCGACAGCCTCCGGCCACAGCAATAGCTACTACGCCCCGCCAATTGGAGGATGGGCTCGCTAAGCTTGATTCTACTCCGTCTCCTAGagtcaccatcatctccaccccaCTTTCTCTCACTGACAGAGAGGACGAACCTGATTGTCCTGTCACACTTGCTGGGCTGGACCCAGGCCCGTTGCCCCCGAAGAAAGGGTCCCGAACCTATCGCTACTTTCGTTACAATTTTGGTTCTGTCTACCGCCGAATCTTCTGCCTGGCATTCTTGGGCAACCTCTCGgccctcgtcgtcctcgctgCCAAACACGGGCTGTCAAGTCAGGCTGAGAGGTTCACCTATCAACAGGCCAGTATAGCGGTCACGGCCAACGTTTTGGCCGCGCTGCTGGTCAGAAATGAGCATGTGGTCAATGCTTTCTTTTGGGTCTTTGCCGACAAGGTTGTCACCAAGTACCTCCCTCTGAGAGCCAGGAGGTTGGGGGCCAAGATCTACTCCTACGGCGGTGTCCATTCCGGGTGTGCCGTGGCTGCTACGGCGTGGTACATTGCGTTTCTTGTGCTCCTGACGCTGGAGTGGACTGGTTCCGACATCGCCGAGGAGCAAGGGATGGTGAAGGGATACATCTACCTCGTCAGCTACACCATCCTCGCACTCTTGGTCAGCATGCTCGCGACCGCATGGCCCGAGTTCCGAAGAAGGTACCACAACTGGTTTGAAGGCGTCCACAGGTTCATGGGATGGACGgcggtgtttttgttttgggtgCAGGTCTTGCTTCTCACTTATGAGAACTCCACCCCCGATTTCGGCACGGGGCTCGTGCAGTCACCCAACTTTTGGATGTTGGTGGTCATCACGGGGTTGGTCGTCTACCCTTGGACAAGGCTAAGGCTCAGAaaggtcgaggccgaggtgcTATCGAGCCATTGCGTCAAGCTCAATTTTGAGTACAGGGATGTGCACTATGGGCAGGCAGTCAAATTGACCGACAGCCCTCTGAGAGAGACGCACGGGTTCGGGGTCATCCCTCATCCGTATGCTCCAAAGATTGAAGATGCCACCCACCAGACAAGCAGTAGCGGCAGCTCCATGGTGTCGgtcgagagagagaagacgcaaaaacaaaacaaaggGTTGTCGCATGCCGGTGAAAAGGGATATTCGGTCATTGTGTCCAAGGCGGGAGACTGGACGTCCAAGATCATCGCCAATCCGCCCACGCACGTCTACACGAGGGGCACGCCGCAGTTTGGCGTCATGAGAGTCGCTGGCATGTTTGAACCGTGCGTCATTGTTGCGACGGGATCTGGAATCGCGCCGTGCCTGAGTCTGTTTGTGCAAAAGCCAGACCACCCTGTGAGAATCATTTGGTCCACCAAGTCACCCTTGCAGACGTATGGGCAGGACATCATTGATCTGCTCTACGCCACCGACCCGCGTGCCATCATCATTGATACCTCCAAGGGCGGCCCCAAATTCAAAAGGCCAGATTTGGTCAAATTGGCCTATCgagtttgggaggagagCCAAGGAGAGGGACCTGAGCAGTACGCGAGACTTGAGGGGAGAACCAACTCAACTGGACGGAAAAAGATTGTCGGCAAGTGCGAGGCCGTGGTGATTATCAGTAACCAGAAGCTGACCGAGAAGGTGGTATATGGGCTGGAGAGCAGGGGCGTTCCTGCATTCGGAGCCTTGTTTGATTCCTGA